Genomic segment of Salvelinus sp. IW2-2015 linkage group LG17, ASM291031v2, whole genome shotgun sequence:
AACCAGATTTTAACCTGTTGGTCGCTGAGGTTGAGGCGGTCAGAGAGCTCCCTCCGCCGCTGTCTGGTGATGAATTCATTCAGCATGAACTCGCCCTCCAATTCGGCCAGTTGGAGCTTGGAGTAGGGCTTGCGTTTCTTTCGGGTCCGGCTGTGCATCGGATACCACGGGGCACCTGGAGGGAGCATACAACAGATGGATAAGTCACAACAGTTAGGTCTACAAATTACGCTCACGGTCACCTCCAAGGGGAGGGGATACTCTCCTTACAATGTGACTTCCTGTgctgtgcacatacacacaacctgTTGTGTTACACTTGACTTGTTTTGGTCTGCAGTCTATGTCTGAATCTCATTCAATGACATGGGGCATGTTTGTTCAGAAGCAGCAGCTGGAATTCTCTGTGTCCTTCTTGTCGTGTTTATACATAAAGTCAAAGGGACCACTAATTTACAGTAGTTTGTGTCACATGAAGTTTTACTGACGCAGTTAAAGCTGCATTAACGTGATAATTAGGCCTAAATCTTTCCTTGCAAATACCCCTACTTATTTACCAGTTTCCAGGCATATTAAACGACTCCTTATTGTACACAGCGACAGATATTAATTGAGTTTACGAGTCATTAAAACGAAACCCCTCTCTATTCGATGCAGTCATCCACAGCGCATTACCTCTTTAAATCACTGTACTCATTTGTGTGCGTAATCTGTGCGTAATAGACATGTTCTAACAAGCTATATGATCCAAATAGACTGAACTGATACTTTCACATCGATTAGgttattcagatttttttgtctcTGACTTGAGACAGGACAGTAAGACCTAAGACCGTGTACTAAAATGGTCTGCAGTCTATATATAGCCTTCTGGTTGGTCCTATCAGTAACCGTACACAAACACTTGAAGAATGATGGAACATTGTATGGCAACCCCAAACCCCTAGCAGCGTTTGTCCAACATGCAAGTCAAGTCGCCTGCAGGCAAAAATCAAAACAATGTGATGAGCATCATGATTACGAATACCTAGTCTACAACAAATCCCTGGCTATGCTGAACTAGTACGAGTCATTTGATAATAAACAAGCATCTTTGGGATTTCTAATTTCACATAACAGTGTCTGGATGAATGAAAATGGGACCCACCTCCGCCTGCAGTTATGTTGCCCGAGTGGACGGTGTGGTTTCCCGGTGACACCAGGGTCTGAGGGTCGCTGGAGGACGGTTTGCTGCCCTCGTTTAGAAGCGAGGAGTTGGAATCGGATTCCAGAGATAGGCAGGACTGCGGGTCTTGAGTGAGTTGCTCGGTCCCATAATCATACTTGGAAAAGGCACCACTGTTGTTGCTGCCCATGCCAGTGTGCATACCGTGATCAGATGTTATGGATGATGATGTGTCCCTCGCCCTATCCTCTCGTTT
This window contains:
- the LOC111976423 gene encoding homeobox protein Hox-C12a, whose translation is MGEHNLLNPGFVGPLVNIHTGDTLYFPNFRASGGQLAGLPSLPYPRRDNVCSLPWNPSEPCNGYSQSYFSSPVSINPSFNRSCEITRPEEGKCYYSNGSASNRESCSGGGGSSLKREDRARDTSSSITSDHGMHTGMGSNNSGAFSKYDYGTEQLTQDPQSCLSLESDSNSSLLNEGSKPSSSDPQTLVSPGNHTVHSGNITAGGGAPWYPMHSRTRKKRKPYSKLQLAELEGEFMLNEFITRQRRRELSDRLNLSDQQVKIWFQNRRMKKKRLMMREQALSFF